Proteins found in one Thermoproteota archaeon genomic segment:
- a CDS encoding 30S ribosomal protein S17e yields MGTVREKVIKRTAYKLVKQYPDLWTENFEHNKRMLSQIAEIKSKVYRNRIAGYITRLKVREREGTLV; encoded by the coding sequence ATGGGAACAGTGAGGGAGAAGGTAATTAAGAGGACTGCGTATAAGCTCGTTAAGCAATATCCAGACCTCTGGACCGAGAATTTCGAGCATAACAAGAGAATGCTCTCCCAGATAGCTGAGATAAAGTCCAAAGTCTACAGAAACAGGATAGCAGGATATATCACCAGACTGAAGGTCAGAGAGAGGGAAGGAACACTTGTCTGA
- a CDS encoding nucleotide sugar dehydrogenase translates to MKRILYEDLETALKAREAKIVVLGQGYIGLPTSLLMARVGFTVYGFDVNRNLIDELSRGETRLKQEKGIAELLDELKERNYFPTEDLSELYGSDVVLIAVPTPKERNGPNLSMVLSALESALKIVRRGGLIVIESTLPPGTFYGLIIPTVESRGLEVGKDIYLAYCPERALPGRLLQELVQNFRIIGAIDEKSGMLAKTLYESFVEGGIEIVDPLTAEMVKLVENSYRDVNIAFANEVARMCEVLGVDVRKVRELANKHPRVNMLIPGIGVGGSCLTKDPWFLFWASQERGYRPNLIKRARELNAEMPFHYASILDELVRQLRGGRSGVVAVLGSTYKGDVPDPRESPVEPFVKELVKRGHAVKVYDPLVRSSFGGEYVPDIPEAVKDADAIAFVTDHTEFKMLDLRKLRRAVKKDEPVILFDGRLLFEPEEAEEAGFIYISVGRPYMILGRSLVTIED, encoded by the coding sequence ATGAAGAGAATACTCTATGAAGATCTAGAGACAGCTCTTAAAGCTAGAGAGGCCAAGATAGTTGTCTTGGGTCAGGGTTACATAGGCCTTCCTACCTCACTTCTCATGGCAAGGGTGGGATTCACCGTCTACGGGTTCGATGTGAACAGAAACCTGATAGATGAGCTCTCGAGGGGAGAGACCCGCCTAAAACAGGAAAAGGGCATAGCTGAATTGCTAGATGAGCTTAAAGAACGCAATTACTTTCCAACAGAAGATCTAAGCGAACTTTATGGGTCTGACGTGGTTCTAATTGCCGTTCCCACTCCAAAGGAAAGGAATGGGCCTAACCTCAGCATGGTACTGTCGGCCTTGGAGAGCGCCCTAAAGATAGTGAGGAGGGGCGGACTCATAGTAATAGAGAGTACACTACCTCCTGGAACGTTCTACGGTCTGATAATCCCGACAGTCGAATCTAGGGGTCTAGAGGTAGGCAAGGACATCTACCTAGCGTACTGCCCAGAGAGGGCCCTGCCAGGAAGGCTCCTCCAAGAGCTCGTCCAGAACTTCAGGATAATCGGTGCTATCGATGAGAAGTCAGGAATGCTAGCTAAGACACTCTATGAATCCTTCGTTGAAGGTGGAATAGAGATAGTAGATCCCCTCACGGCCGAGATGGTCAAACTGGTGGAGAATTCGTACAGGGATGTGAACATAGCATTCGCCAATGAAGTAGCGAGGATGTGTGAGGTCTTGGGCGTGGATGTGAGGAAAGTCAGGGAGCTAGCGAATAAGCACCCTAGGGTAAACATGCTGATTCCGGGGATAGGTGTGGGAGGAAGCTGCCTAACCAAGGATCCGTGGTTCCTGTTCTGGGCCTCGCAAGAGAGGGGTTATCGACCTAATCTGATAAAGAGGGCCAGAGAACTCAACGCTGAGATGCCATTCCATTATGCTAGCATCTTAGATGAACTCGTGAGACAACTTAGGGGCGGGAGGAGTGGTGTGGTAGCCGTGCTGGGCTCTACATACAAGGGAGACGTTCCCGATCCCAGAGAATCTCCGGTAGAGCCTTTTGTGAAGGAATTGGTTAAGAGAGGTCACGCAGTCAAGGTATATGATCCCCTAGTCAGGTCTTCATTTGGCGGCGAGTATGTGCCCGATATACCGGAGGCAGTCAAGGATGCCGACGCAATCGCCTTCGTAACCGATCACACTGAGTTCAAAATGCTCGACCTGAGAAAACTGAGGAGAGCTGTTAAGAAGGATGAACCAGTGATATTATTCGACGGAAGACTCCTTTTCGAACCAGAAGAGGCTGAGGAAGCTGGTTTCATATACATCTCGGTGGGAAGACCCTACATGATCTTGGGGAGATCCCTTGTGACTATAGAGGATTGA
- a CDS encoding (Fe-S)-binding protein codes for MEFPEQLVKELGRCIGCGACNIPCPMFHVEGLKETEGARARIKLLSMLSYGKIELTEEFLSYTFTCMNCGLCSSFCSVGIDVFGVIVGSRSALIDMGYVPLVTVSMRDVRRKTGSPIGDRITKGVWLPPDFQPEKGADLLFFAGCWVHTVPEVALAANKLLQKISERVVPAGTNEPCCGGLVYVIGERDSSEESREELRRFLADLSPKRVVSGCSLCANMFTDLGMKDLASIIEEALEEGKIRTKSLKGKRNRMFLVPSCRSNGASKRILRSIKNANMLEIPEWVCCDCGATLIYQAEPEKFDRWLGKLLDIASNMDADYVIIEEVACYSMIYEALEGRNKVKGMKIVSLPSFLLDHIS; via the coding sequence GTGGAGTTCCCGGAGCAGCTTGTCAAGGAGCTCGGGAGATGCATTGGATGCGGAGCGTGCAACATCCCCTGTCCCATGTTCCATGTGGAGGGTCTTAAAGAGACAGAAGGTGCAAGAGCTCGTATAAAGCTTCTCTCGATGCTAAGCTACGGAAAGATCGAATTAACCGAGGAGTTCCTCAGCTACACGTTCACCTGCATGAACTGCGGGCTCTGCAGTAGCTTCTGTTCTGTGGGCATAGATGTGTTCGGTGTGATCGTCGGTTCCAGATCGGCGTTAATAGACATGGGATACGTCCCTCTAGTCACCGTCAGCATGAGAGACGTGAGGAGGAAGACCGGCAGCCCGATCGGAGATAGGATAACTAAGGGGGTATGGCTGCCTCCTGACTTCCAGCCCGAGAAGGGAGCAGATCTACTCTTCTTCGCGGGATGCTGGGTGCACACGGTACCTGAAGTGGCGTTAGCAGCGAACAAGCTCCTCCAGAAGATCTCGGAGAGGGTAGTCCCAGCAGGAACAAACGAGCCGTGCTGTGGAGGGCTCGTGTACGTGATTGGGGAGAGGGACAGTTCTGAAGAGTCAAGGGAGGAGTTGAGGAGGTTCTTGGCTGATCTCTCCCCGAAACGCGTGGTATCCGGATGCTCTCTGTGCGCCAACATGTTCACGGATCTGGGCATGAAGGACTTGGCCTCTATCATAGAGGAGGCTCTAGAGGAGGGGAAGATAAGGACGAAGAGCCTGAAGGGTAAGAGGAACAGGATGTTCTTGGTGCCTTCGTGTAGGAGCAATGGCGCATCCAAGAGAATACTGAGATCCATAAAGAACGCGAACATGTTGGAGATTCCGGAGTGGGTGTGCTGCGACTGCGGGGCCACACTCATCTACCAAGCGGAGCCGGAGAAGTTCGACAGATGGCTAGGAAAGCTGCTCGACATAGCAAGCAACATGGATGCCGACTACGTAATTATAGAGGAAGTCGCATGTTACTCCATGATCTATGAAGCCCTAGAGGGGAGAAATAAGGTGAAAGGCATGAAGATAGTCTCACTCCCCTCGTTCCTTTTAGACCATATCTCTTGA
- a CDS encoding FAD-binding oxidoreductase — protein sequence MAEEPAVKAAEEIASQLGEDRVLLEDLDRSAYSYDASGIHAIPSAVVRPSDVEDVSFILEAANRYGVPVIPRGSGTSLVAGPLPIEGGIVIDMQMMSGILDRDDYSGLIRVEAGVKVLELNKVFPDRFMPINPDGAGFSTVGGLIAEDAASPLSAKYGTMKDLVIGVEVVLPSGEVVLVEQPGPPSKWNALGLMLGSEGTLGIFTSAYLRLPLKPESRRAFMIEFSDVSDSITVQNTIEKEGMGVMGFEVYHNYREVVEGGGTEAIAYLELAGKEDCLDLWSSRLSEVLGSMEIQHEEADLEDASDIWIRRKGIYEIAKSKESAIKVVSMRVHPHLVRDAVQEIDRTGSRMKLPVVTVFDPPLGWVMAIFLYDPTNEKEVERTEKAAQNVIGRTVSLGGSVGFGTGVGVNRITPDMDEGFVALFSRVKEALDPNWIMNPGKLIER from the coding sequence ATGGCCGAGGAACCAGCAGTTAAGGCGGCGGAGGAGATCGCCTCCCAGTTAGGAGAGGATAGGGTTCTTCTAGAAGATCTGGACAGGTCTGCCTACTCTTACGATGCTTCTGGTATTCATGCGATCCCATCCGCCGTGGTTAGACCGTCTGATGTGGAGGATGTGTCGTTCATCTTGGAGGCTGCCAATAGATACGGCGTCCCAGTAATTCCTAGGGGCTCAGGGACTTCTTTAGTGGCAGGACCGTTACCCATAGAGGGGGGTATAGTTATAGACATGCAAATGATGAGCGGCATCTTGGACAGGGACGACTACAGTGGTCTCATCAGGGTGGAGGCGGGAGTAAAAGTTTTAGAGCTCAATAAGGTATTTCCCGACAGATTCATGCCCATTAATCCGGATGGAGCTGGATTTTCCACCGTTGGCGGTCTAATAGCCGAAGATGCAGCCTCCCCGCTCTCAGCTAAGTACGGAACCATGAAGGACTTAGTGATAGGTGTCGAGGTGGTTCTCCCATCTGGAGAGGTAGTCTTAGTGGAGCAGCCTGGACCTCCCAGTAAGTGGAACGCTTTAGGCCTAATGTTGGGATCGGAGGGGACCCTAGGGATATTTACATCCGCCTACCTGAGACTACCCTTGAAACCTGAGAGCAGAAGGGCTTTCATGATTGAGTTCTCGGATGTATCTGATTCTATAACCGTCCAGAACACCATAGAGAAAGAAGGTATGGGCGTGATGGGCTTTGAGGTGTATCATAATTACAGGGAGGTGGTTGAAGGTGGAGGAACGGAGGCTATAGCCTATCTAGAGCTGGCGGGTAAGGAAGACTGCTTGGATCTGTGGAGCTCTAGGTTGAGCGAAGTGTTGGGCAGTATGGAGATTCAGCATGAGGAAGCAGATTTGGAGGATGCGAGTGATATATGGATCAGGAGGAAGGGCATATACGAGATTGCTAAGAGCAAGGAGTCGGCGATAAAGGTCGTGAGCATGAGAGTTCATCCCCATCTAGTCAGGGATGCTGTCCAAGAGATAGATAGGACGGGTTCTAGGATGAAGCTCCCTGTAGTGACGGTCTTCGATCCGCCTTTGGGTTGGGTCATGGCCATATTCCTATACGATCCCACCAACGAGAAGGAGGTGGAGAGAACTGAGAAAGCGGCCCAAAACGTCATAGGCAGGACGGTATCACTGGGAGGATCTGTGGGATTCGGAACCGGCGTCGGAGTCAACAGGATAACTCCAGATATGGATGAGGGATTTGTGGCCTTATTCTCTAGGGTGAAGGAGGCACTCGATCCGAACTGGATCATGAACCCCGGAAAGCTCATCGAGAGGTGA
- the gcvT gene encoding glycine cleavage system aminomethyltransferase GcvT: MLRLPLDGLHRELGAKFFEFAGWEMPMKYTNSLKETLSVRNSVGIFDTSHMGRFLLRGPHAVDFLQRATSNNIRISNGRTRYTLTLNPEGGIKDDNVAFKLSDELVLFVVNASNREKILKWFEGLISEWGMDVELRDETFRTVMMAIQGPKARGLVHSVLGRTFDLKKFRVEESTHEGTKFVVSRTGYTGEDGYEIVAWDVHWAESIYRELVDKGAVPCGLVARDILRLEAGLVLYGNDIDEETNPFEAGLDFAVKLDKEFFVGKEALIRVKGEGVKRKRVGLLSETRNSPRKGDKILRYEEEVGVVTSGTFSPTLGRGIGMGYIPPELAREGEEFTIKGTKEFKVRVSKMPFYDESKYGWRRSST; the protein is encoded by the coding sequence GTGCTCAGACTTCCACTTGACGGCCTTCACAGGGAGCTGGGAGCTAAGTTCTTCGAGTTCGCCGGTTGGGAAATGCCAATGAAGTACACGAACTCACTTAAGGAGACGCTCTCGGTCAGAAATTCGGTCGGGATATTTGACACATCTCACATGGGGCGTTTCCTACTTCGAGGACCTCACGCAGTTGACTTCCTCCAGAGAGCCACCTCAAATAACATCAGGATATCCAACGGGAGGACGAGGTACACTCTAACCCTCAACCCCGAGGGGGGAATAAAGGACGATAACGTGGCCTTCAAGCTTTCGGACGAACTCGTCCTATTCGTTGTGAACGCGTCGAACAGGGAGAAGATACTGAAGTGGTTCGAGGGATTGATATCGGAGTGGGGTATGGATGTGGAATTGAGAGATGAAACCTTTAGGACCGTGATGATGGCCATTCAAGGACCTAAAGCTAGGGGCCTCGTTCACAGCGTATTAGGAAGGACTTTTGACCTGAAGAAGTTCAGGGTAGAAGAGAGTACTCACGAAGGAACCAAGTTCGTCGTAAGTAGGACAGGTTACACCGGGGAGGATGGCTACGAGATAGTAGCGTGGGATGTCCACTGGGCCGAATCCATATACAGGGAACTGGTGGACAAGGGAGCGGTACCTTGCGGACTGGTTGCGAGGGATATACTCAGGCTCGAGGCCGGGCTAGTTCTCTATGGGAACGACATAGACGAGGAAACGAATCCATTTGAAGCAGGTCTGGATTTCGCCGTGAAACTAGATAAGGAGTTCTTCGTAGGTAAAGAAGCCTTGATTAGAGTGAAGGGGGAAGGAGTGAAAAGGAAGAGGGTCGGCCTGCTAAGCGAGACTAGAAACTCCCCAAGAAAGGGAGATAAGATACTCAGGTATGAGGAAGAGGTGGGCGTGGTCACCAGCGGCACCTTCAGTCCTACATTAGGGAGAGGAATAGGTATGGGATACATCCCACCAGAGTTAGCAAGGGAGGGAGAGGAATTCACTATCAAGGGGACGAAGGAGTTCAAGGTGAGGGTTTCTAAAATGCCCTTCTACGACGAAAGTAAGTACGGGTGGAGGAGATCCTCTACCTGA
- a CDS encoding 30S ribosomal protein S17, translating to MRRLSEALIGDVIPPERECSDEKCPWHGSISIRGKTLVGRVISTKMTGTVTVLVEYLHYRPKYKRYERRRSKIHAHLPPCLDIKEGDIVKIAETRRLAKTVSHVVLGKVR from the coding sequence ATGAGGAGACTATCTGAAGCTCTGATCGGAGATGTGATCCCTCCTGAGAGGGAATGCTCCGATGAAAAGTGCCCTTGGCACGGAAGCATATCTATCAGGGGGAAGACCTTGGTGGGTAGGGTTATCAGCACCAAGATGACGGGAACTGTGACCGTGCTCGTTGAGTACCTCCATTACAGGCCGAAATACAAGAGGTACGAGAGGAGGAGGAGCAAGATTCACGCGCACCTCCCGCCGTGTCTCGATATAAAAGAAGGGGATATCGTTAAAATCGCCGAGACTCGGAGGCTTGCGAAGACCGTCAGTCATGTGGTCTTGGGGAAGGTCAGGTAG
- a CDS encoding ribonuclease P protein component 1, whose translation MAPIRPSNLLYHELIGLEVKLLSSPNLAELGIRGRVIYETKNMLVIRTSKGDVRVPKDKRLFLFRLPGGKRVIVLGDKIVGRPEERVKRS comes from the coding sequence ATAGCTCCCATAAGACCCTCCAATCTCCTTTATCACGAGCTTATCGGTCTGGAGGTGAAACTGTTGTCCTCACCTAATCTGGCGGAGCTTGGGATCAGGGGAAGGGTCATCTACGAGACCAAGAACATGCTTGTGATCAGGACCTCCAAGGGTGATGTCAGGGTACCGAAGGATAAGAGGTTGTTTTTATTTAGGTTGCCCGGTGGTAAACGAGTCATCGTCCTAGGTGATAAGATAGTAGGAAGACCTGAGGAAAGGGTGAAAAGATCATGA
- the rpmC gene encoding 50S ribosomal protein L29 codes for MPTRKVEELRGMTNEELLERLREVEREFFLLEAKRLMGAAEKIHLNRELRKEKARILTILRERGIKI; via the coding sequence TTGCCAACGAGGAAGGTTGAGGAGCTAAGAGGTATGACCAACGAGGAGCTCCTAGAGCGGTTGAGAGAGGTGGAGAGGGAGTTCTTCCTTCTAGAAGCCAAAAGATTAATGGGAGCGGCTGAGAAGATCCACCTCAACAGAGAACTGAGGAAAGAGAAGGCCAGGATTCTGACAATTCTTAGGGAGAGGGGTATAAAGATATAG
- the rpsC gene encoding 30S ribosomal protein S3, whose protein sequence is MSATKTLPNYKKFVQEGIIRYSLHELMEKIAEKAGFHGVDISSTPVRDIITVYVERPGIIIGRGGRASKRIGEMVKEALGISNPYIQARKVDEPFLSARIVASYIARRIARGERHKRVAFSALRRVMMAGAKGVEIRLAGKFGSQRAREERFRAGIIYRCGQDQIEKVDYAVKHVLMPQGVIGVRVRIVRPDVESPDMVKIKEEVIEEIRQRMKAEREELSTTEVEVEVPEELVEALESSEGSEEVKEAEVVEAEAEESSVIEESESAESSSEPKSESESGSEEAGAELSESEVEGVSEVANEEG, encoded by the coding sequence ATGAGCGCCACGAAGACTCTGCCTAACTATAAGAAGTTCGTTCAGGAGGGCATTATCAGATACTCCTTGCATGAGTTAATGGAGAAGATAGCCGAGAAGGCTGGTTTTCATGGTGTGGACATTTCCTCCACGCCGGTGAGGGATATCATTACGGTTTACGTCGAACGTCCCGGGATAATCATTGGCAGGGGCGGGAGAGCATCCAAAAGGATAGGAGAAATGGTAAAAGAAGCCTTAGGCATCTCTAATCCCTATATTCAGGCCAGGAAGGTGGACGAACCCTTTCTGAGTGCGAGGATCGTAGCTAGCTACATAGCTAGGAGGATCGCTAGGGGAGAGAGGCACAAGAGGGTGGCCTTCTCCGCACTCAGGAGGGTCATGATGGCCGGCGCTAAGGGAGTGGAGATAAGGCTCGCAGGCAAATTTGGGAGTCAGAGAGCTAGGGAAGAGAGGTTCAGGGCCGGGATAATCTATAGATGCGGGCAGGATCAGATAGAGAAGGTTGACTATGCGGTGAAACATGTGCTTATGCCCCAAGGAGTGATAGGTGTTAGAGTTAGGATAGTGAGGCCCGACGTCGAGAGCCCTGATATGGTGAAGATAAAGGAGGAAGTCATAGAGGAGATAAGACAGAGAATGAAGGCTGAGAGAGAGGAATTGTCCACCACCGAGGTGGAGGTCGAAGTTCCTGAGGAGTTAGTGGAGGCCTTGGAGTCTTCCGAGGGATCTGAGGAAGTCAAGGAGGCTGAGGTGGTTGAAGCGGAGGCGGAAGAAAGCTCAGTTATTGAGGAATCCGAATCAGCTGAGTCGAGTTCAGAGCCGAAGTCTGAATCAGAATCGGGATCGGAGGAAGCTGGAGCCGAGTTATCCGAGTCGGAGGTTGAGGGGGTGAGTGAGGTTGCCAACGAGGAAGGTTGA
- a CDS encoding 50S ribosomal protein L22, translating to MPSWGYSYSAKGEREAMASGRDLRVSFKEMVELLRAIRGKKLSEAYQILDDVIALKRAVPFKRFKRGVPHRRELNGWKPGRYPVKAAKLVKKILKSAEYNATNKDLDPDRLYVKHAAAQTGTKLKRIFPRAYGRATPKVEQLVHVEVVLEEREEEE from the coding sequence TTGCCATCGTGGGGATATTCCTACAGCGCGAAAGGCGAGCGGGAAGCTATGGCCTCAGGGAGAGACCTGAGGGTATCGTTCAAGGAGATGGTCGAGTTGCTGAGAGCCATCCGAGGCAAGAAACTGTCTGAAGCTTACCAGATTTTAGACGATGTGATAGCTCTGAAGAGGGCTGTGCCCTTCAAGAGGTTTAAGAGGGGAGTGCCCCATAGGAGGGAGCTGAACGGATGGAAACCTGGTAGGTACCCCGTGAAGGCCGCGAAGCTCGTCAAGAAGATACTCAAGAGTGCGGAGTATAACGCCACGAACAAGGACTTGGATCCTGACCGCCTGTATGTGAAGCATGCAGCTGCTCAGACCGGAACCAAGCTGAAAAGAATATTTCCCAGAGCCTACGGTAGAGCTACCCCCAAAGTGGAGCAGTTGGTTCATGTTGAAGTAGTGCTGGAGGAGAGGGAGGAGGAAGAATGA
- a CDS encoding phosphoglycolate phosphatase: protein MLEKLDLVAVDVDGTITHEEPYIHLGAVKALRSLGEKVPIALVTGNPFPIAYALSVYLRPSSRVIGIAENGGVVYFEGKRRLLGDLDAMKKVKKFIENSDYGKYISEDSEFRYVDLALRMDPMTQERLVKEILSRGLDVEITTSGYALHIMPKGVNKGTGLLSLCEELGIDPSHVAAVGDSHNDLEMFSVVGLSIALPNAPREVKERADVVVGGPGYGYSLPLAIKVLRNLLSSL from the coding sequence ATGCTTGAGAAGCTGGACCTTGTAGCCGTCGATGTGGACGGTACCATAACCCATGAGGAGCCGTACATTCACTTAGGAGCGGTTAAAGCTCTGAGATCTCTGGGGGAGAAGGTACCTATAGCCCTAGTGACAGGTAACCCCTTTCCCATCGCCTATGCTCTGTCAGTTTACCTGAGACCAAGCTCTCGAGTGATCGGGATAGCCGAAAATGGGGGGGTAGTGTACTTCGAGGGGAAGCGCAGGCTGCTTGGTGATCTGGATGCGATGAAAAAGGTGAAAAAATTTATAGAAAATAGTGATTATGGAAAATACATATCTGAAGATTCCGAGTTTAGATACGTTGATTTGGCCTTGAGGATGGATCCTATGACCCAGGAGAGGCTGGTCAAAGAGATACTCTCGAGAGGGTTGGATGTGGAAATAACGACCAGCGGCTACGCCCTTCACATAATGCCCAAAGGGGTAAACAAGGGAACAGGACTCCTATCTCTATGCGAGGAACTTGGTATAGATCCAAGTCATGTGGCGGCTGTAGGTGACTCCCACAATGATTTGGAGATGTTTTCCGTGGTAGGCCTCTCGATAGCCCTCCCCAATGCCCCAAGAGAGGTCAAAGAAAGAGCAGATGTAGTCGTGGGAGGACCCGGATACGGATACAGCCTCCCACTCGCTATAAAAGTGCTCAGGAATCTCCTTTCTTCTCTCTGA